GCCGTCAATCCCCAAATCGTAAAGTCACCATAGGTATAAAAATACACATCGTACTTCTGACGGCCGGTCCATCCGGGTACAACGCTTGCGACGCGCTCATAGGGAAAATTTTCTCCCGGGCGCACGCCGTCCTGCATTTCGACGCGAACGGGTTCGTGTTCCATCAGCCATTGCAGCGGCACTGTAAATACCGCATTCACTTCCGCCGGATTGCAAACGAATTCCGGTACATCTTCACGGATGGCAAGATATGGCGCTACCATGCGTCCGTTTACCGTATAAGCCAGTAGCAACGCGCCGAGCAACTCCCAGTTTTCCGAAGGCGTGCCGATTTCTTTCGCCATCTCACGCAGCGCCGTCACACCGGGATGCGCATCATAGGCTTCAATCCTGCCGCCGGGAAAGGATACTTCATTGGGATGGGAACGCAAATGAGGATTGCGTAGTTCCAATACCAGGTGCCAGCCGTCATCGGCAGGCACCTGCGGTACGGCGACGGCATATTGTAAGACGCTGCGTCAATCCGCATGACGCGGTAACGGATTCTTCACGATTCTTCCCCGAGTTCTTTATTATTGCATTACTCGCAATGAGCTATGCCCAACTTGCTTGCATCCTTAACGCAAACGTACCTTTGTTGTTTCCGTCGCGGTTTTAGCTTCATCATCGAAAAGCGCTTCGACAAATTCTTGCGCGCGAAACGGTTGCAAGTCGTCAACGCCTTCACCGAGTCCTACCCATTTCACCGGCACGCCGATTTCCTCCTTGACGGAAATCACGACGCCGCCTTTCGCGGTACCGTCCAGTTTGGTGAGTACAACGCCCGTGAGCGGTACGGATTGACCGAATACTTTCGCCTGACTCACTGCATTTTGTCCGGTCGTAGCGTCAAGTACCAACCAGGTTTGGTGCGGCGCATCCGGCACCAACTTGGCCGCGACACGACTGATTTTAGCGAGTTCTCCCATTAAATTCACTTTGGTATGCAAACGTCCGGCGGTATCGATCAATACGACATCGCTTTTGCGCGCCAACGCCGCTTCCAACGCATCATAAACGACCGCGGCGGGATCTGCTCCTTCCTGATGTTTGACAATCGGTACTCCGACACGCTCCGCCCAAATCGTCAGCTGTTCGGACGCGGCGGCGCGGAACGTGTCGCCGGCCGCCAGTAAAACTTTTTTACCGGCGTTTTTATAGTATTGCGCCAACTTGCCGATACTCGTTGTCTTACCGACGCCGTTGACGCCGACAATTAAAATGACCTCCGGCGAATGCGGCAGCGCGGCGGGATCATTATCCACCGCAAGCCATGTTTCCATCGTTTTGGCGAGGAAGGGCATGACTTCTTTCGTGCTGTGAATTTCGCCTTCTTTTACCGCGGTGCGAATTTCACCGAGCAAATAGTCGGTCGCCGTCACGCCGAGATCACCGGTCAGCATGACGGCTTCCAAATCGTCTAAAAATTCTTC
Above is a window of Negativicoccus succinicivorans DNA encoding:
- the ftsY gene encoding signal recognition particle-docking protein FtsY; amino-acid sequence: MSFLDKVRAGLERTKKSFVKNMETLVIGYDEIDEEFLDDLEAVMLTGDLGVTATDYLLGEIRTAVKEGEIHSTKEVMPFLAKTMETWLAVDNDPAALPHSPEVILIVGVNGVGKTTSIGKLAQYYKNAGKKVLLAAGDTFRAAASEQLTIWAERVGVPIVKHQEGADPAAVVYDALEAALARKSDVVLIDTAGRLHTKVNLMGELAKISRVAAKLVPDAPHQTWLVLDATTGQNAVSQAKVFGQSVPLTGVVLTKLDGTAKGGVVISVKEEIGVPVKWVGLGEGVDDLQPFRAQEFVEALFDDEAKTATETTKVRLR